The proteins below come from a single uncultured Carboxylicivirga sp. genomic window:
- a CDS encoding carbamate kinase — MNKLAVIALGGNALLRDTQPGTIEEQEQNTAETLENIIFLLEEGYDIVISHGNGPQVGNIVMRNDAGEQMYQIPQMPLDICVADSQGGIGYMIERTLKNVLHKRGIHRNVLTLVTSVEVDPKDKAFQNPTKRIGKQVSLDEAIELKEKKGWAFKEEKKSKTGYRRVVPSPQPINIVNWEVIERNARMGTIVIAVGGGGIPVYVDEQGDIRPAEAVIDKDVASSLLARQIKADRFYILTDVPFVYANYGEFNQKALEFLNAEDTKMYIEQGIFGEGSMAPKVKAALQFVEGGGEMSIITESKKLVDKSFGTKITMHYDESDLHKYDTK, encoded by the coding sequence ATGAATAAATTGGCTGTTATTGCGCTTGGCGGTAATGCGCTTTTAAGAGATACTCAACCCGGAACCATTGAAGAACAAGAGCAAAATACTGCAGAGACTCTTGAAAATATAATTTTTCTTTTGGAGGAAGGATATGATATAGTTATTTCACATGGAAATGGTCCGCAAGTAGGAAATATTGTTATGAGAAATGATGCGGGAGAGCAGATGTATCAAATTCCACAAATGCCATTAGATATATGTGTTGCCGATTCGCAAGGTGGTATCGGATATATGATTGAGCGTACTTTAAAAAATGTGTTGCATAAGCGTGGAATTCATCGTAATGTTTTAACCTTAGTTACCTCTGTTGAAGTAGATCCCAAAGACAAAGCTTTTCAAAATCCAACCAAACGAATTGGTAAACAAGTTAGTCTTGACGAAGCGATTGAATTAAAAGAAAAGAAGGGATGGGCTTTTAAAGAAGAAAAGAAATCAAAAACTGGTTATCGAAGAGTTGTTCCGTCGCCACAGCCAATAAATATTGTAAATTGGGAAGTGATTGAACGTAATGCTCGTATGGGTACAATTGTTATTGCTGTTGGTGGGGGTGGTATTCCTGTTTATGTGGATGAACAAGGAGATATAAGACCTGCCGAAGCCGTTATTGATAAGGATGTTGCCTCTTCGTTGTTAGCCCGGCAAATTAAAGCAGATCGATTTTATATTTTAACAGATGTTCCGTTTGTATATGCTAATTATGGCGAATTCAATCAAAAAGCGTTAGAATTTTTGAATGCAGAAGATACTAAAATGTACATTGAACAAGGTATCTTTGGTGAAGGAAGTATGGCTCCTAAGGTCAAAGCAGCTCTTCAGTTTGTTGAAGGAGGAGGAGAGATGAGTATAATTACCGAATCGAAGAAACTGGTTGATAAGTCATTTGGAACCAAAATTACGATGCATTACGATGAGTCTGATTTACATAAGTATGATACTAAATAG
- a CDS encoding ornithine carbamoyltransferase, which yields MAFNLKNRNFLKLLDFSQAEIKFLLKLAQDLKAAKYAGIEQPRLQGKNIALIFEKTSTRTRCSFEVAAHDQGAHVTYLGPSGSQIGYKESMKDTARVLGRMFDGIEYRGFGQSIVEELAEYAGVPVWNGLTDEFHPTQILADFLTMMEHIDIPLNQVSYAYLGDARNNMANSLLVGGAIMGMDVRIVGPKHLQPNGDLIKKCEEIAKKSGATITITDDVKVGVEGCDFLYTDVWVSMGEADEVWKERIDLLMPYQINSKTMELTGNPACKFLHCLPAYHNRETKVGEEIYQKFGVDGLEVTEDVFESDASIVFDQAENRMHTIKAVMVATLGS from the coding sequence ATGGCTTTCAATTTAAAGAATAGAAACTTTTTAAAACTGCTTGATTTTTCACAAGCGGAAATCAAATTTCTGTTAAAGTTGGCGCAGGATCTGAAAGCTGCAAAATATGCAGGGATCGAACAACCAAGGTTACAGGGTAAAAATATTGCATTGATTTTTGAAAAAACATCAACACGAACTCGCTGTTCATTCGAAGTTGCAGCGCACGATCAGGGTGCACATGTAACCTATTTGGGACCTTCTGGTTCGCAAATTGGATATAAAGAATCGATGAAAGATACTGCCCGTGTATTGGGACGTATGTTTGATGGAATTGAATATCGTGGTTTTGGTCAATCAATTGTAGAAGAATTGGCTGAATATGCTGGCGTTCCTGTTTGGAATGGTTTAACAGATGAATTTCATCCTACGCAAATATTAGCTGATTTCTTGACTATGATGGAGCATATTGATATACCATTAAATCAGGTGTCGTATGCGTATCTTGGTGATGCGCGCAATAATATGGCTAACTCTTTATTAGTAGGAGGTGCTATTATGGGAATGGATGTACGCATAGTAGGGCCTAAGCACCTTCAGCCTAATGGTGATTTGATTAAAAAATGCGAGGAGATTGCTAAAAAGTCAGGAGCCACTATAACTATTACTGATGATGTGAAAGTTGGAGTGGAAGGTTGTGATTTTCTTTATACCGATGTTTGGGTTTCGATGGGCGAAGCTGATGAAGTGTGGAAAGAACGAATTGATTTGTTGATGCCTTATCAAATAAATAGTAAAACGATGGAGCTGACAGGTAATCCTGCATGTAAATTTCTACATTGTTTACCAGCCTATCATAATCGCGAAACCAAAGTTGGAGAAGAAATATATCAAAAATTTGGAGTAGATGGATTGGAAGTAACCGAAGATGTTTTTGAATCAGATGCTTCTATTGTGTTTGATCAGGCCGAAAACAGAATGCACACTATTAAAGCTGTAATGGTTGCAACTTTAGGATCTTAA